Proteins found in one Lates calcarifer isolate ASB-BC8 linkage group LG8, TLL_Latcal_v3, whole genome shotgun sequence genomic segment:
- the mxd3 gene encoding max dimerization protein 3, with protein sequence MEGNVCNIQVLLRAAEFLERREREAEHGYASLLPLSPGQSDKRSKQKSKKISAGGNRSVHNELEKNRRAQLRHCLEQLKKQVPLSSDSMRNTTLNLLRRAQLHIKKLQEQDERAEQVKGRLRWEQRELRVRLEQLQRGTERMRNNSQGSTMSSERSDSDREDVEVDVESIVFDCVDSDGLSITHTEADHCYSSMDKAWL encoded by the exons ATGGAAGGAAACGTTTGCAACATCCAGGTGCTTCTTCGGGCTGCAGAGTTTCTGGAGAGAAGAGAGCGAG aGGCAGAACATGGATATGCTTCACTCCTGCCTCTCAGTCCAGGTCAGTCTGATAAGAGGAGCAAACAGAAGAGCAAGAAGATATCTGCTGGAGGCAATAG GTCTGTTCACAATGAGCTGGAGAAAAACAG ACGAGCTCAGCTGAGGCACTGCCTGGAGCAACTCAAGAAACAAGTCCCTCTCTCATCTGATTCAATGAGGAACACCACCCTCAACTTGCTGAGACGAGCCCAGCTTCACATAAAG AAGCTGCAGGAGCAGGACGAGCGTGCGGAGCAGGTGAAGGGCCGCCTGCgctgggagcagagagagctgcGGGTTCGGCTcgagcagctgcagagaggcaCGGAGAGGATGAGGAACAACAGTCAGGGGTCGACCATGTCGTCCGAGAGGTCGGACTCCGACAGAG AGGACGTGGAGGTTGATGTGGAGAGCATCGTGTTTGACTGTGTGGACTCTGACGGACTGAGcattacacacactgaagcagaCCACTGTTATTCCAGCATGGACAAAGCCTGGCTATGA
- the prelid1a gene encoding PRELI domain containing 1a, whose amino-acid sequence MVKYFSCAGLLKNTWDQVCIAFWQRYPNPYSNHVLTEDIIFREVTPTNCLISRRLLTKTSRAPRWMERYLPKHMASSAYIIEDSIVDPQKRTMTTFTWNISHARLMSVEERCEYRINPENGSWTEMKREAWISSNVYGLSRAIQEFGLARFKTSVTKTMKGFEYVLAKMQGETPSRTLAETATERARETALAAKEKAKDLASHAQKKQYV is encoded by the exons ATGGTGAAATATTTCTCCTGCGCAGGTTTACTCAAAAACACCTGGGACCAAGTCTGTATCGCTTTCTGGCAAAGATATCCCAACCCCTACAG TAACCATGTTTTGACTGAGGACATAATTTTCCGAGAGGTTACTCCAACCAACTGCCTCATTTCCAGACGTCTGTTGACCAAAACTAGCCGAGCGCCTCGATGGATGGAGCGGTACCTTCCAAAGCACATGGCCAGCTCAGCCTATATCATTGAGGACTCCATTGTGGACCCTCAGAAAAGGACCATGACTACATTTACATGGAACATCAGCCACGCTCGCCTCATG TCCGTGGAAGAGCGGTGCGAGTACCGAATTAACCCCGAGAATGGCAGctggacagagatgaaaagagaagcTTGGATCTCCTCCAATGTCTATGGGCTCTCTAGAGCTATTCAG gAATTTGGCCTGGCAAGGTTCAAGACCAGTGTTACAAAGACCATGAAAGGGTTTGAATATGTGCTGGCCAAAATGCAAG GTGAAACTCCATCAAGAACCTTAGCAGAAACAGCTACAGAGCGGGCAAGAGAGACAGCACTGGCAGCTAAGGAGAAAGCCAAAGACCTCGCCTCGCACGCCCAGAAGAAACAATATGTGTGA